Proteins co-encoded in one Microbacterium hydrocarbonoxydans genomic window:
- a CDS encoding energy-coupling factor transporter transmembrane component T → MIDPLTARADRRGPIAPRSALAKLAAALLIALPLVLSIDVVSASVALLLEIPLLLLAGLSAREFWTRTAVLWIAAPLGAVTIALYGATSGTIHLEWFVVRISDGSLALAAATAVRVLAIGLPAVVLFVTVDPTDLADGLAQRVRLPARFVVGALAGMRMLGLLTEDWRALALARRARGVADQGRIRRVLGMAFALFVLAIRRGSSLATAMEARGFGGTEPRSWARESTWDRRDTMLVTVAAMIPAIAIAAAVMSGAWNFILGPAA, encoded by the coding sequence TTGATCGATCCCCTCACCGCCCGCGCCGATCGCCGAGGGCCCATCGCGCCGCGCTCGGCGCTGGCGAAGCTCGCCGCGGCACTGCTCATCGCCCTTCCGCTCGTGCTGTCGATCGATGTCGTCTCGGCATCCGTCGCACTGCTCCTCGAGATCCCGCTGCTGCTTCTCGCGGGTCTGAGCGCCAGGGAGTTCTGGACCCGTACCGCGGTGCTGTGGATCGCTGCGCCACTCGGAGCGGTCACGATCGCGCTGTACGGCGCGACGAGCGGAACGATCCATCTCGAGTGGTTCGTCGTGCGCATCAGCGACGGGTCCCTCGCCCTCGCGGCAGCGACGGCTGTGCGCGTGCTCGCGATCGGTCTGCCGGCCGTCGTGCTCTTCGTCACCGTCGACCCCACCGATCTCGCCGACGGTTTGGCTCAGCGGGTTCGTCTGCCCGCACGGTTCGTCGTCGGCGCGCTCGCCGGCATGCGGATGCTGGGCCTGCTCACCGAGGACTGGCGCGCGCTGGCGCTGGCCCGACGCGCGCGGGGAGTGGCCGACCAGGGGCGTATCCGCCGTGTGCTCGGAATGGCGTTCGCGCTGTTCGTGCTCGCGATCCGTCGCGGGTCCTCGCTCGCGACCGCGATGGAGGCGCGCGGTTTCGGGGGAACAGAACCGAGGTCATGGGCCCGCGAATCGACGTGGGACCGTCGCGACACGATGCTCGTGACCGTCGCAGCGATGATCCCCGCGATCGCGATCGCCGCGGCGGTGATGTCGGGCGCCTGGAACTTCATCCTGGGTCCGGCGGCCTGA
- a CDS encoding TerC family protein has protein sequence MNITPLVWIITIAVTIAFFVYEFFAHVRKPHEPTIGESARWSAFYIGLALLFGVGIGTVSGWTYGGEYFAGYLTEKALSIDNLFVFLIVMTGFAVPRIYQQKVLMIGIVIALIMRGGFIALGATLIENFSWIFYLFGALLLFLAYRQAFAQGDHNPANGRFMRFVRRILPVSDEYNGDRLTVQRDGKRFFTPMFLVIIAIGFVDLIFAVDSIPAIYGLTEEAYIVFTANAFALMGLRQLYFLIGGLLQRLVYLAQGLAVILAFIGVKLVLHAMHVNELPFINGGEPMLWAPEIPIWFSLVFIGATIAVATVASLMKTRRDDRRDALDSADSSRSASLTTDSEKEHS, from the coding sequence TTGAACATCACCCCCCTCGTGTGGATCATCACGATCGCCGTCACGATCGCCTTCTTCGTGTACGAGTTCTTCGCGCACGTCCGCAAGCCCCATGAGCCCACGATCGGCGAGTCCGCCCGCTGGTCGGCGTTCTACATCGGTCTGGCGCTGCTGTTCGGCGTCGGCATCGGCACGGTCTCGGGCTGGACGTACGGCGGCGAGTACTTCGCCGGGTACCTGACCGAGAAGGCGCTGTCGATCGACAACCTCTTCGTGTTCCTGATCGTGATGACCGGCTTCGCCGTGCCGCGCATCTATCAGCAGAAGGTGCTGATGATCGGCATCGTGATCGCGCTCATCATGCGCGGCGGATTCATCGCGCTCGGCGCCACGCTGATCGAGAACTTCTCGTGGATCTTCTACCTCTTCGGCGCGCTGCTGCTGTTCCTCGCCTACCGCCAGGCGTTCGCACAGGGTGATCACAACCCGGCCAACGGCCGATTCATGCGCTTCGTGCGCCGCATCCTGCCGGTGAGCGACGAGTACAACGGCGACCGCCTGACCGTGCAGCGCGACGGCAAGCGGTTCTTCACGCCGATGTTCCTCGTGATCATCGCGATCGGCTTCGTCGACCTGATCTTCGCGGTCGACTCGATCCCCGCGATCTACGGTCTGACCGAAGAGGCCTACATCGTCTTCACGGCCAACGCGTTCGCCCTCATGGGTCTGCGCCAGCTGTACTTCCTCATCGGCGGTCTGCTGCAGCGCCTCGTGTACCTGGCCCAGGGCCTCGCCGTCATCCTCGCCTTCATCGGCGTGAAGCTCGTGCTGCACGCGATGCACGTCAACGAGCTGCCCTTCATCAACGGCGGCGAGCCGATGCTGTGGGCCCCCGAGATCCCGATCTGGTTCTCGCTGGTCTTCATCGGCGCGACGATCGCCGTCGCCACGGTCGCGAGCCTCATGAAGACGCGCCGCGATGACAGGCGCGATGCGCTCGACTCGGCCGATTCCTCCCGCTCTGCATCCCTCACCACCGACTCCGAGAAGGAACACTCGTGA
- a CDS encoding hemolysin family protein — MGDLALNIALVFVFVLVGGVFAATEMALVTLRESQLNAIAARGKRGEKVAGLARNPNTFLSAVQIGVTVAGFASAAYGATSIAPSVAPLLESAGVAAPLAMTLATVLLTLVIAYLSLVLGELVPKRLAIQRNAQFAYAVAPVLDGFATIMRPVIWLLSVSTDAVVRLLGGDPHKAADELSEEELRDIVATHQSLPDDERRILDDVLSLRGRQVSEVMRPRPEVVALDGASSVAEAIVQVRELPFSRYPVIDASLDDVVGFVHVRDLFEVAAEDATRAVLGLMRPVEYVPSTAGVLPTLTRMRAAGHQIAVVVDEYGGTDGIVTLEDLVEEVVGEIFDEYDTEERMPGAGGALDGRLNLQDFAEITGIALPRGASDTVAGFVTEMLGRLAVVGDSVEVPGATLRVTAVDRRRIAEIRVALHEEPDAVAAQRD; from the coding sequence ATGGGCGACCTCGCCCTGAACATCGCTCTGGTGTTCGTCTTCGTCCTCGTCGGCGGAGTGTTCGCCGCGACCGAGATGGCGCTGGTCACCCTGCGTGAGAGCCAGCTCAACGCCATCGCGGCTCGCGGCAAGCGCGGCGAGAAGGTCGCCGGCCTCGCCCGCAACCCCAACACCTTCCTCTCGGCGGTGCAGATCGGCGTGACCGTCGCCGGCTTCGCGTCGGCCGCTTACGGTGCGACGTCGATCGCGCCGTCGGTAGCGCCGCTGCTCGAGAGCGCGGGTGTCGCGGCCCCGCTGGCCATGACGCTCGCCACCGTGCTGCTGACGCTCGTGATCGCGTACCTGTCGCTCGTGCTCGGAGAGCTGGTTCCCAAGCGCCTCGCGATCCAGCGCAATGCGCAGTTCGCCTACGCTGTGGCCCCGGTGCTCGACGGCTTCGCCACGATCATGCGGCCGGTCATCTGGTTGCTGTCGGTGTCGACCGACGCGGTCGTGCGTCTGCTCGGCGGCGACCCGCACAAGGCCGCCGATGAGCTCAGCGAGGAGGAGCTGCGTGACATCGTCGCGACGCACCAGAGCCTCCCCGATGACGAGCGACGCATCCTCGACGATGTGCTGTCGCTGCGCGGCAGGCAGGTCAGCGAGGTCATGCGACCCCGCCCCGAGGTCGTGGCGCTCGACGGAGCCTCTTCGGTCGCCGAGGCGATAGTGCAGGTGCGCGAGCTGCCGTTCTCGCGCTACCCGGTGATCGACGCGTCGCTCGATGACGTCGTGGGCTTCGTGCACGTGCGCGACCTGTTCGAGGTGGCCGCGGAGGACGCGACGCGTGCAGTGCTCGGCCTGATGCGCCCTGTCGAGTACGTGCCGTCGACCGCGGGCGTGCTGCCGACCCTGACCCGCATGCGGGCAGCCGGCCACCAGATCGCCGTCGTGGTCGACGAGTACGGCGGCACCGACGGCATCGTGACGCTCGAAGACCTGGTGGAGGAGGTCGTGGGCGAGATCTTCGACGAGTACGACACCGAGGAGCGGATGCCGGGCGCCGGCGGCGCGCTCGACGGACGCCTGAACCTGCAGGACTTCGCCGAGATCACCGGGATCGCGCTGCCTCGCGGGGCCTCGGACACCGTCGCGGGCTTCGTGACCGAGATGCTCGGGCGCCTGGCGGTGGTGGGTGACTCGGTCGAGGTGCCGGGAGCGACTCTGCGGGTGACCGCGGTCGACCGGCGACGCATCGCCGAGATCCGCGTGGCGCTTCACGAGGAGCCGGATGCCGTGGCGGCGCAACGCGACTGA
- a CDS encoding aminoglycoside 3'-phosphotransferase, protein MNLPLASVPSATTPVPDVVRRLAGGARLEPVWLNGIGGLTFRTDDGRFIKWGPHDLEATMRDEAERMRWARQWIPVPVVLDQGSDADHEWLVTAALPGRSAVDARWHDSPEVAVRAVGSALRAMHDALPVDACPWTWDPASRIANAHARGVTVPVDLNDPPPPDRLVVCHGDACMPNTLLGDDGRPLAHVDLATLGVADRWADIAVASMSTGWNYGPGWEDVLIEAYGIEPDPTRLEYYRRLWNET, encoded by the coding sequence GTGAACCTTCCGCTGGCGTCCGTTCCCTCTGCAACCACCCCGGTGCCCGACGTCGTTCGGCGCCTGGCGGGAGGAGCCCGGCTCGAGCCGGTCTGGCTGAACGGCATCGGCGGGCTCACGTTCCGCACCGACGACGGACGCTTCATCAAGTGGGGTCCGCATGACCTCGAGGCCACGATGCGAGACGAGGCCGAGCGGATGCGCTGGGCCCGACAGTGGATCCCGGTGCCCGTCGTGCTCGATCAGGGCTCCGATGCCGATCACGAGTGGCTCGTGACCGCGGCACTGCCCGGTCGCAGCGCCGTCGACGCTCGCTGGCACGACTCGCCCGAGGTGGCGGTGCGCGCCGTCGGATCGGCCCTCCGGGCGATGCACGATGCTCTTCCGGTCGATGCATGCCCGTGGACCTGGGACCCGGCATCGCGCATCGCCAACGCCCACGCGCGCGGCGTCACCGTGCCGGTCGACCTGAACGACCCGCCGCCGCCCGACCGTCTCGTCGTGTGCCACGGCGACGCGTGCATGCCGAACACGCTGCTCGGCGATGACGGCCGGCCCCTCGCCCACGTCGACCTCGCGACCCTCGGAGTCGCAGATCGTTGGGCCGATATCGCGGTCGCCTCGATGAGCACGGGGTGGAACTACGGCCCCGGCTGGGAGGACGTGCTCATCGAGGCATACGGGATCGAGCCCGATCCAACGCGGCTGGAGTACTACCGACGCCTGTGGAACGAGACCTGA